The Streptomyces spororaveus genome includes a region encoding these proteins:
- a CDS encoding DUF6286 domain-containing protein: MKRDQAHPAETEQPTAPDEVTSRTVGQLAKQSAGPRPTVRRPWSARRIPAALTALLIGAAAGTLLFDIIRVHAGRTAAAWRTRLADELATRPLDDTWMQISAVVIGLLGLWLIVMALTPGLRDQLPLRTPDAQTHAVLDGDAAALLLRDAAMHVPGVSAARIRISRNRVGARADVRFRAPADVKADLLVALREELARLALARPPRLAVRVRPRRK, translated from the coding sequence ATGAAACGGGACCAAGCCCACCCGGCCGAAACGGAGCAGCCCACCGCACCGGACGAGGTCACCTCCCGCACCGTGGGGCAGCTGGCAAAGCAGTCGGCCGGCCCACGGCCGACCGTCAGGCGCCCGTGGTCCGCACGCCGGATACCCGCGGCGCTGACCGCCCTGCTCATCGGGGCCGCGGCCGGGACCCTCCTGTTCGACATCATCAGGGTCCATGCCGGCCGGACCGCCGCAGCCTGGCGCACGCGCCTGGCCGACGAACTGGCCACCCGCCCGCTGGATGACACCTGGATGCAGATCAGCGCGGTCGTCATCGGCCTCCTCGGCCTCTGGCTGATCGTCATGGCCCTCACCCCCGGCCTGCGTGACCAGTTGCCCCTCAGAACCCCCGACGCGCAGACGCACGCCGTGCTGGACGGTGACGCCGCGGCACTCCTTCTGCGGGATGCCGCCATGCACGTCCCCGGGGTCAGTGCTGCCAGGATCCGGATCTCCCGGAACCGCGTCGGGGCCCGGGCGGACGTGCGTTTCCGTGCCCCGGCCGATGTCAAGGCCGATCTCTTGGTCGCTCTACGGGAGGAACTCGCCCGGCTTGCCCTTGCCCGCCCTCCTCGGCTCGCCGTTCGGGTACGCCCACGCCGGAAGTGA
- a CDS encoding alkaline shock response membrane anchor protein AmaP produces MKRKSAINRVLLALTGIVLLGSGILILAGGFDLYRRWRLTPPDGWPLTAPDGVLLDAADRTRWTDEGWWWPVVIAVLTLVVVLAVWWLLAQLRRTHPGHIPLGGLPVVDGVELRERALSDALAADARQQPGVQKARARMDGSAKHPEAHLDLTLASDSAPGPALQALVDGPLERARQSTGQTHLPAKVQLRVTPHKAHRAD; encoded by the coding sequence ATGAAGAGGAAGTCCGCGATCAACCGAGTCCTGCTGGCCCTGACAGGCATCGTCCTGCTCGGCTCCGGCATCCTGATTCTGGCGGGTGGCTTCGACTTGTACCGGCGCTGGCGGCTGACACCACCCGACGGCTGGCCCCTGACCGCTCCCGACGGCGTCCTGCTCGACGCCGCCGATCGCACCCGCTGGACGGACGAAGGATGGTGGTGGCCCGTGGTCATTGCCGTCTTGACGCTCGTCGTTGTGCTCGCCGTCTGGTGGCTGCTGGCGCAACTGCGCCGCACGCACCCCGGCCACATCCCCCTGGGCGGACTGCCCGTCGTGGACGGTGTGGAACTGCGCGAGCGCGCCCTCAGCGACGCTCTGGCCGCCGACGCCCGACAACAGCCAGGCGTCCAGAAGGCCCGGGCAAGGATGGACGGCTCGGCCAAGCATCCGGAAGCCCACCTCGACCTCACCCTTGCCTCCGACAGCGCCCCCGGCCCCGCCCTCCAGGCGCTGGTCGACGGTCCGCTGGAACGCGCCCGCCAGTCCACCGGCCAGACCCACCTCCCCGCGAAGGTACAGCTGCGGGTGACTCCGCACAAAGCCCACCGCGCCGACTGA
- a CDS encoding GlsB/YeaQ/YmgE family stress response membrane protein, whose product MGIIAWILIGLLAGLIAKALMPGKDPGGLIITMLIGIAGGLLGGWLGKVIFGVDSIDGFFDLSTWIAAIVGSLILLILYRLLTRNRHRRA is encoded by the coding sequence ATGGGCATCATTGCTTGGATCCTCATCGGGCTGCTCGCGGGCCTCATTGCCAAGGCGCTCATGCCGGGCAAGGACCCGGGTGGCCTCATCATCACCATGCTCATCGGCATCGCGGGCGGCCTGCTCGGCGGCTGGCTCGGCAAGGTCATCTTCGGCGTCGATTCCATCGACGGCTTCTTCGATCTCTCCACCTGGATCGCCGCCATCGTCGGCTCCCTCATCCTCCTCATCCTCTACCGCCTCCTCACTCGCAACAGGCACCGCCGTGCCTGA
- a CDS encoding hemerythrin domain-containing protein — protein sequence MDGIVLLREDHKTVERLFKQFEKAGDDAHAEKRKIADKVIDELTTHTWIEEKIFYPAAREAAPDTRDHVLESIEEHHVVLWMLSELKDLDAADERFDAKMSVLMENVRHHVEEEEKEWFPDVRKAMGRNRLTELGEQMEAAKKRAPGEPLAVPSAKR from the coding sequence GTGGACGGGATCGTGCTGCTCAGGGAAGACCACAAGACGGTCGAGAGGCTGTTCAAGCAGTTCGAGAAGGCTGGCGATGACGCTCACGCGGAGAAGCGGAAGATCGCGGACAAGGTGATCGACGAGCTGACCACGCACACCTGGATCGAGGAGAAGATCTTCTACCCGGCCGCCCGGGAGGCGGCGCCCGACACCAGGGACCACGTCCTGGAGAGCATCGAGGAGCACCACGTCGTGCTGTGGATGCTGTCGGAGCTCAAGGATCTGGACGCGGCCGACGAGCGGTTCGACGCCAAGATGAGCGTGCTGATGGAGAACGTCCGCCACCACGTCGAGGAGGAGGAGAAGGAGTGGTTCCCCGACGTCCGCAAGGCCATGGGCCGTAACCGCCTCACCGAACTCGGCGAACAGATGGAGGCGGCGAAGAAGAGGGCTCCTGGCGAGCCCTTGGCGGTCCCGAGCGCCAAGCGCTGA
- a CDS encoding DUF6479 family protein — translation MTGIEILAAEGQASLFLIFAGVVLVILLIGAFWYGSRRRRREVPPTEQNPVAQRREDSWQTPEEHARDQEAQEYPRP, via the coding sequence ATGACAGGTATCGAAATTCTCGCGGCCGAAGGCCAGGCCTCACTCTTCCTCATATTCGCCGGAGTGGTTCTGGTCATCCTCCTGATCGGTGCCTTCTGGTACGGCAGCCGACGCAGGCGCCGCGAAGTACCGCCGACCGAGCAGAATCCCGTCGCACAACGCCGCGAGGATTCCTGGCAGACCCCGGAAGAGCACGCGCGCGATCAAGAGGCCCAGGAGTATCCCCGACCTTGA
- a CDS encoding DUF4235 domain-containing protein → MKAPTAAYKPLGLLLGAASGMVAGAAFRQAWKIIEGEGDAPDATDEDRTWRQILLAAAIQGAIFAVVKASVERSGAVAIRRLGGGRPG, encoded by the coding sequence ATGAAGGCCCCCACCGCTGCCTACAAGCCCCTCGGACTCCTCCTCGGAGCGGCGAGCGGCATGGTCGCGGGGGCCGCGTTCAGGCAGGCCTGGAAGATCATCGAAGGTGAGGGTGATGCCCCGGACGCCACTGACGAAGACCGCACGTGGAGGCAGATCCTGCTTGCCGCTGCGATCCAGGGAGCGATCTTCGCCGTAGTCAAGGCTTCGGTCGAGCGATCGGGCGCAGTGGCCATACGTCGTCTGGGTGGAGGGCGGCCGGGCTGA
- a CDS encoding hydrophobic protein, producing MALRRLITMVPLLLVLLLVLLLFGAGFAVKILWWVAIAVLILWLIGFVARPKGGSGRWYRW from the coding sequence ATGGCGCTTCGGAGGTTGATAACTATGGTTCCCCTGCTTCTCGTTCTTCTGCTGGTCCTTCTCCTCTTCGGCGCGGGTTTCGCGGTGAAGATTCTTTGGTGGGTGGCTATCGCAGTCCTGATCCTGTGGCTGATCGGTTTCGTTGCCCGACCTAAGGGCGGTAGTGGCCGCTGGTACCGCTGGTAG
- a CDS encoding PRC-barrel domain-containing protein: MTENVWSYQPTAGHLAGTDLTGYKVEATDGSIGKVDKHSDEVGDAYLVVDTGVWIFGKEVLLPASTVVKVDPEDKKIFVDRTKEQIKNAPEFHRDKHLGDTGYREELGTYYGTGAPFGGRPA, encoded by the coding sequence GTGACTGAGAATGTGTGGAGTTACCAGCCGACCGCGGGCCACCTGGCCGGTACGGACCTGACCGGCTACAAGGTCGAGGCGACCGACGGCAGCATCGGCAAGGTCGACAAGCACTCCGACGAGGTCGGTGACGCCTACCTGGTGGTCGACACCGGCGTATGGATCTTCGGCAAGGAGGTCCTCCTGCCGGCCAGCACGGTCGTCAAGGTCGACCCGGAGGACAAGAAGATCTTCGTCGACCGCACCAAGGAACAGATCAAGAACGCCCCCGAGTTCCACCGGGACAAGCACCTCGGCGACACCGGCTACCGCGAAGAGCTCGGCACCTACTACGGCACTGGCGCCCCCTTCGGCGGCCGCCCCGCCTGA
- a CDS encoding peptide ligase PGM1-related protein — protein sequence MTETGPIVVFANFLSDLAVDLDEGQILTTWAQQAPRKAWLLRPGDVFVTPVRLSREFLRYVHDLTGVSPESVAVIEVPPAGAVPLARAVREAGLVEQVRALACDRGAALLPTALDASAIAFARDIGIDIHPYPTVEAAEAALKTTMLLNTKTGFRETAEQLGMRLPAGRMCRRPEVEGVARELLRDHEGVVVKPDRSAGGHGMRFVSRDGLRGGASLPLDTVGGPEGLWVVEECLDVAESVSVQVEVSASGTRALFSGAMRTVQGSFTGYVSPLPPSCAHVAGELEEWGTALGRYLADHGYAGPFGLDALVDTDGVVYASESNIRRTATTTPHAMVTRLTEGTANAHPAWSVSKGWTRTPMDFDEALARLRASRLAFDPDRGEGVVLYADAPPDGRSWRYVVIARSAADVEEQETPLAEVLDFESG from the coding sequence GTGACGGAGACGGGCCCGATCGTTGTGTTCGCGAACTTCCTCTCGGACTTGGCAGTGGATCTCGACGAGGGGCAGATCCTGACGACGTGGGCCCAGCAGGCGCCGCGGAAGGCGTGGCTGCTTCGACCAGGGGACGTGTTCGTCACTCCCGTGCGGTTGAGCCGGGAGTTCTTGCGCTACGTCCACGACCTCACCGGGGTGTCCCCGGAATCGGTCGCGGTGATCGAGGTGCCTCCTGCCGGAGCCGTTCCGCTGGCCCGGGCGGTGCGCGAGGCCGGCCTCGTCGAGCAGGTTCGGGCGCTCGCCTGCGACCGGGGTGCGGCGCTACTGCCGACGGCTTTGGACGCGTCGGCGATCGCATTTGCCCGGGACATCGGCATCGACATCCACCCGTATCCCACGGTCGAGGCCGCAGAGGCCGCCCTGAAGACGACCATGCTGCTCAACACGAAGACCGGGTTCCGCGAGACGGCTGAGCAGCTGGGCATGCGGCTGCCTGCGGGGCGGATGTGCCGGCGCCCGGAGGTCGAAGGGGTGGCGCGTGAGCTCCTGCGGGACCACGAGGGCGTCGTGGTGAAGCCCGACCGTTCCGCCGGCGGACACGGGATGCGCTTCGTGTCCCGCGACGGGCTGAGGGGCGGGGCGAGCCTGCCGCTGGATACGGTCGGTGGGCCCGAGGGCCTATGGGTGGTGGAGGAGTGCCTCGACGTGGCCGAGTCGGTCAGTGTCCAGGTGGAGGTCTCCGCCTCCGGGACGCGCGCGCTCTTCAGCGGAGCGATGCGCACGGTTCAGGGCTCTTTCACGGGCTATGTCTCTCCGCTGCCGCCGTCCTGCGCGCACGTGGCCGGCGAGCTGGAGGAGTGGGGGACGGCCCTGGGCCGCTACCTTGCCGACCACGGCTACGCCGGGCCCTTCGGGCTCGACGCCCTGGTGGACACGGACGGCGTCGTGTACGCGAGTGAGAGCAACATCCGCCGTACGGCCACCACCACACCCCACGCCATGGTCACCCGGCTGACGGAGGGAACTGCCAACGCACACCCGGCATGGTCGGTGTCGAAGGGCTGGACACGGACTCCCATGGACTTCGACGAGGCGCTTGCCCGGCTGCGCGCCTCCCGCCTCGCCTTCGACCCGGACCGCGGCGAGGGCGTGGTCCTTTACGCCGACGCACCGCCCGACGGTCGCTCCTGGCGGTATGTGGTGATTGCCAGGAGCGCTGCGGACGTCGAGGAGCAGGAAACCCCCTTGGCCGAGGTCCTCGATTTCGAAAGTGGCTGA
- a CDS encoding DUF5133 domain-containing protein yields the protein MLMAHPAVLPGLVDRYWALSVLDAAEGDSPVRGETEDVERALCVATGTTDVHAALIAARHHLPGTGALDDSVLVTG from the coding sequence ATGTTGATGGCTCACCCGGCTGTGCTTCCCGGCCTCGTCGACCGTTACTGGGCGCTGTCCGTACTCGACGCCGCGGAAGGCGACTCTCCCGTACGCGGGGAGACCGAGGACGTCGAGCGGGCGCTCTGCGTGGCCACTGGCACGACGGACGTGCACGCCGCCCTGATTGCCGCCCGCCACCACCTGCCCGGCACGGGCGCCCTCGATGACTCCGTGCTCGTCACCGGCTGA
- a CDS encoding fatty acid desaturase family protein has translation MNSSQAMRPPPVRADSGSDFARLSRKIQEAGLMARRPGYYALRIAAVTVLYAAGWTAFFLIGDSWWTLPAAAFLALVFGQVALLAHDLAHRQVFRLRKASEVSGRIAGNFGIGMGYGWWQDKHTRHHANPNHENLDPDLDPDILVWTQDQARAARGLPRLLGRSQAFLFFPLLTLEGFNLHVSGVRSLFDRSLSHRVWEGALLTAHFATYLGALFLVLPPGKAVVFLLVHQCLFGVYLGSIFAPNHKGMPVLRGDERPDFLRRQVLTSRDVRGGRFTDIVLGGLNYQIEHHLFPSMPSPHLRRAQIIVRGYCQELGVSYLETSLVNSYRQTLASLHAAGAPLRAPRTT, from the coding sequence ATGAATTCCTCCCAGGCGATGCGCCCTCCTCCCGTACGGGCGGATTCGGGGAGCGACTTCGCCCGACTCTCCCGGAAGATCCAGGAGGCGGGTCTCATGGCCCGGCGCCCCGGGTACTACGCACTGCGCATCGCGGCCGTGACGGTCCTGTACGCCGCCGGGTGGACGGCCTTCTTCCTGATCGGCGACAGCTGGTGGACACTGCCGGCGGCCGCCTTCCTTGCTCTCGTGTTCGGGCAGGTGGCCCTGCTCGCGCACGACCTCGCCCACCGGCAGGTCTTCCGACTGCGCAAGGCCAGCGAGGTGTCCGGGCGCATCGCCGGCAACTTCGGCATCGGCATGGGGTACGGCTGGTGGCAGGACAAGCACACACGACACCACGCCAACCCCAACCACGAGAACCTCGATCCCGACCTCGACCCGGACATCCTCGTCTGGACGCAGGACCAGGCCCGCGCGGCGAGGGGGCTGCCGCGGCTGCTCGGCCGATCGCAGGCTTTCCTCTTCTTCCCGCTCCTCACCCTGGAGGGGTTCAACCTGCACGTGTCCGGGGTGCGGTCGCTGTTCGACCGTTCCCTCAGTCACCGGGTGTGGGAGGGGGCCCTGCTCACCGCGCACTTCGCCACCTACCTCGGCGCGTTGTTCCTGGTTCTGCCGCCGGGCAAAGCGGTCGTGTTTCTCCTCGTCCACCAGTGCCTCTTCGGCGTCTACCTCGGCTCGATCTTCGCCCCGAACCACAAGGGCATGCCTGTTCTGCGAGGTGACGAGCGGCCCGACTTCCTGCGGCGCCAGGTTCTGACCTCCCGCGACGTGCGCGGAGGCCGTTTCACGGACATCGTGCTGGGCGGTCTCAACTACCAGATCGAGCACCACCTCTTCCCGAGCATGCCCAGCCCGCACCTGCGCAGGGCCCAGATCATCGTCCGGGGGTACTGCCAGGAGCTCGGGGTCAGCTACCTGGAGACCAGCCTGGTCAACTCCTACCGGCAGACCCTCGCCAGCCTCCACGCGGCCGGAGCCCCCCTCAGAGCGCCGCGCACCACCTGA
- the tal gene encoding transaldolase — MSVPTGTAPLAALSAAGVAVWLDDLSRELLAGGELIELVAEKHVVGVTTNPTIFASALSKGDRYTEQLRRLGNAGTSVDDAVFALTTDDVRSGCEVLAPVHQRTGGIDGRVSIEVDPRLAQDADATIVQARKLWQTVDRPNLFVKIPATRKGLTAITAVIAEGISVNVTLIFSLDRYRDVMDAYQAGLEQAQAAGRDLSDIHSVASFFVSRVDSEVDRRLDTLGTPEALALKGKTAVANARLAYQAYEQMTEEPRWQRLAAAGARVQRPLWASTGVKDPSYPDTMYVSQLVITGTVNTMPRATLAAFADHGTLPVHPPTANDYAAAGAHLKALQRAGADITDVTDTLEREGLTKFEDSWQELGDSVGREMHPEAGDTCDDTGSRNGGPESAQLLAIYLNDHYSAATGGLELFRRAAEAQTSTAAHTVLTELTRQADEDRDSLAQIMAALEVPISHSKAAMGWLAEKAGRLKTNGHLLTRSPLSDVLEAESMLLGVQGKKACWRTLRILADTDERFSTKHLDALAERAEKQLVLLEELRISAVTRALRPRLFSTR; from the coding sequence ATGTCTGTTCCCACCGGCACCGCCCCCCTTGCAGCACTGTCCGCGGCCGGAGTGGCGGTCTGGCTCGACGACCTGTCCCGCGAGCTCCTGGCCGGTGGAGAGCTCATCGAGCTGGTTGCCGAAAAGCACGTGGTGGGGGTCACGACCAACCCCACGATCTTCGCCTCCGCCCTGTCCAAGGGGGACCGCTACACCGAGCAGCTGCGCCGCCTCGGCAACGCGGGAACCAGTGTCGACGACGCAGTCTTCGCCCTGACCACGGACGACGTGCGAAGCGGCTGCGAGGTCCTCGCCCCCGTCCATCAGCGCACCGGAGGCATCGACGGACGGGTCTCCATCGAGGTCGACCCGCGCCTGGCGCAGGACGCCGATGCCACCATTGTCCAGGCCCGAAAGCTGTGGCAAACAGTCGACCGGCCGAATCTGTTCGTCAAGATCCCGGCCACTCGTAAAGGTCTCACGGCGATCACCGCCGTCATCGCCGAGGGCATCAGCGTCAACGTCACGCTGATCTTCTCCCTGGACCGCTACCGCGACGTGATGGACGCCTACCAGGCAGGTCTGGAACAGGCGCAGGCAGCGGGACGCGATCTGTCGGACATCCACTCGGTCGCCTCGTTCTTCGTCTCCCGCGTCGACAGCGAGGTCGACCGCCGCCTCGACACCCTCGGCACCCCAGAGGCCCTGGCGCTCAAGGGCAAGACAGCGGTCGCCAACGCCCGCCTGGCATATCAGGCGTACGAGCAGATGACCGAGGAGCCGCGTTGGCAGCGCCTCGCCGCGGCCGGCGCCCGCGTTCAGCGGCCCCTGTGGGCGTCCACCGGGGTGAAGGACCCGTCCTACCCGGACACGATGTACGTTAGCCAACTCGTCATCACGGGCACCGTGAACACCATGCCGAGGGCCACTCTGGCCGCATTCGCAGACCACGGCACCCTCCCCGTCCACCCGCCGACGGCGAACGACTACGCGGCCGCCGGCGCCCACCTCAAGGCGCTGCAACGGGCGGGCGCCGACATCACCGACGTCACCGACACCCTGGAACGCGAAGGACTCACCAAGTTCGAGGACAGCTGGCAGGAGCTCGGCGACTCGGTGGGGCGAGAAATGCACCCCGAAGCCGGCGACACCTGCGACGACACCGGGAGCCGAAATGGAGGACCCGAAAGCGCCCAGCTGCTCGCGATCTACCTCAACGACCACTATTCGGCCGCTACCGGGGGCCTGGAACTCTTCCGGCGCGCCGCAGAGGCGCAGACGAGCACAGCGGCGCACACGGTACTGACCGAACTGACCCGTCAGGCCGATGAGGACCGTGACTCGCTGGCACAGATCATGGCCGCTCTGGAGGTCCCGATCAGCCACTCCAAGGCGGCCATGGGCTGGCTCGCGGAGAAGGCGGGCCGCCTCAAGACCAATGGCCACCTCCTTACCCGCTCGCCCCTCAGCGACGTCTTGGAAGCAGAGTCCATGCTCCTCGGCGTCCAGGGCAAGAAGGCCTGCTGGCGGACCCTGAGGATCCTCGCCGACACCGACGAACGCTTTTCCACCAAGCACCTGGACGCCCTGGCGGAGCGCGCCGAGAAGCAGCTCGTGCTGTTGGAGGAGCTGCGCATCTCGGCAGTCACCCGGGCACTGCGTCCTCGACTCTTCAGCACGCGGTAA
- a CDS encoding STAS domain-containing protein, whose translation MLPIRFQLGVSVQPDATVVTVAGELDMTTCPSITQATDTLALKGQTLALDLSAVTHMDSSGLNMLLTLRNRARAEHGELHLRGVPRQPLRVLDLTGTRSLFTLRPCLTP comes from the coding sequence ATGCTCCCCATCAGGTTTCAACTCGGTGTCAGTGTGCAACCCGACGCGACGGTTGTGACCGTGGCAGGCGAACTCGACATGACCACCTGCCCCTCCATCACCCAAGCCACCGACACCCTGGCCCTCAAGGGTCAGACCCTTGCCCTCGACCTGTCGGCCGTGACCCACATGGACTCCAGCGGCCTCAACATGCTCCTCACCCTGCGCAACCGCGCCCGCGCCGAGCACGGCGAGCTGCACCTGCGCGGCGTCCCCCGCCAACCCCTACGCGTCCTCGACCTCACCGGCACCCGCAGCCTCTTCACCCTGCGCCCCTGCCTCACCCCATGA
- a CDS encoding ATP-binding protein has protein sequence MTTAVLDQSLSRIGWPGAAAREATRAFLARAARLRAPTKGGSMDDVLLVVAELVANAIRHTDGPSSLHLKLFDDAVDVCVSDRSPRPPEPRVPRTDGTGWWGWFMIQRLATHIRIRPAVGGGKIICEELPW, from the coding sequence GTGACCACAGCCGTCCTGGACCAGTCCCTGTCTCGTATTGGCTGGCCCGGAGCAGCAGCTCGTGAGGCCACCCGTGCCTTCCTTGCGCGCGCAGCCCGGCTACGGGCGCCCACCAAGGGCGGGAGCATGGATGACGTCCTCCTGGTGGTGGCCGAGCTCGTTGCAAACGCGATTCGACACACCGACGGTCCCTCTTCCCTCCATCTGAAACTGTTCGATGACGCCGTCGATGTCTGCGTCTCCGACCGCAGCCCCCGGCCGCCCGAGCCGAGGGTCCCTCGCACGGACGGGACGGGTTGGTGGGGATGGTTCATGATTCAGCGCCTCGCAACCCACATCCGGATCAGACCAGCAGTCGGTGGCGGCAAGATCATCTGCGAGGAACTCCCCTGGTAG
- a CDS encoding PP2C family protein-serine/threonine phosphatase, with protein sequence MTLAETLEAAEAAAPVESLDVVARMLKEHLGAASVSFLITDFSGSSVVRLGAAGSVETGEPAARIRLRGTLYDDVIRSQRPQVEERGDSELVRVIAPVTNRGDAIGLLELFLPAAPSAEVMLEIGETAHALAYIVIANRSHTDVYQWGRRTKPLSLAAEIQHRLLPASLACEAAQFALAGALEPADHVGGDTFDYVIDRDTVQLSVTDAMGHDVDAALLATLVVGALRRARRAGADLDEQARQADQAMRDHGRSGYVTGQLLRISLLDGRAEFVNAGHPWPLWMRDGQVQEIVPEVDLPFGLNVQASPAGTYRVQTLDLRPGDRLVMLTDGMLERNAENLDLSDLILRTRTLHPREAARTLIGAIVDAGNGHLDDDATVMCLDWHGIGNSQRDAATGADLADASLPSRTGRRNPGA encoded by the coding sequence ATGACGTTGGCGGAGACGTTGGAGGCTGCGGAGGCCGCGGCGCCCGTGGAGTCGCTCGATGTGGTCGCGCGCATGCTCAAGGAGCACCTCGGGGCAGCCTCGGTCTCGTTCTTGATCACTGACTTCAGCGGCAGTTCGGTCGTACGGCTGGGGGCTGCGGGCAGCGTCGAGACCGGTGAGCCGGCCGCGCGCATTCGGCTGCGGGGAACCCTGTACGACGATGTGATCCGCAGCCAGCGGCCGCAGGTGGAGGAAAGGGGCGACAGTGAGCTGGTGCGGGTCATCGCCCCGGTGACCAACCGGGGGGATGCCATCGGGCTCCTGGAGCTGTTCCTGCCCGCCGCTCCGAGCGCCGAAGTGATGCTGGAGATCGGTGAGACCGCGCACGCGCTGGCGTACATCGTCATCGCGAACCGGTCCCATACCGATGTGTACCAATGGGGCCGACGCACCAAGCCCCTGAGCCTGGCCGCTGAGATCCAGCACCGGCTGCTGCCGGCATCGCTGGCGTGTGAGGCCGCCCAGTTCGCGCTCGCAGGGGCCCTGGAACCCGCCGACCACGTCGGGGGCGACACCTTCGACTACGTGATCGACCGGGATACGGTCCAGCTCTCCGTCACCGACGCCATGGGCCACGACGTCGACGCCGCGCTGTTGGCCACCCTCGTCGTGGGTGCCCTGCGGCGGGCGCGGCGGGCGGGCGCCGACCTCGACGAACAGGCCCGCCAGGCCGACCAGGCCATGCGCGATCACGGCCGCAGCGGTTACGTCACCGGTCAGCTGCTGCGCATCAGCCTGCTCGACGGCCGGGCCGAGTTCGTCAACGCCGGGCACCCCTGGCCTCTGTGGATGCGCGACGGGCAGGTGCAAGAGATCGTTCCCGAAGTCGATCTACCGTTCGGCCTCAATGTCCAGGCATCGCCGGCCGGCACCTACCGGGTGCAGACGCTGGACCTGCGGCCGGGTGACCGGCTGGTGATGCTGACGGACGGCATGCTGGAGCGCAACGCCGAAAATCTCGACCTCTCGGACCTGATCCTCCGCACCCGCACCCTGCATCCCCGCGAAGCCGCCCGCACCCTCATCGGGGCGATCGTGGACGCCGGCAACGGTCATCTGGACGACGACGCAACCGTCATGTGCCTGGACTGGCACGGCATCGGAAACTCCCAGCGTGACGCGGCCACCGGGGCCGACCTCGCCGATGCCTCACTACCGTCGAGGACTGGACGCCGCAATCCGGGCGCGTAG